The following coding sequences lie in one Brettanomyces bruxellensis chromosome 6, complete sequence genomic window:
- a CDS encoding uncharacterized protein (BUSCO:EOG09260JTZ), whose translation MSTSTYKRFEDPESGVLPDKMTVYQESQRAFGASPIKAKKCRRLLSQLVHLLYHGETFNKTEATNLFFSVSKLFHNNDPSLRQMAYLAIKELCSMSEDTLMITASIMKDIQGREAVFKPDAVRTLSRVLDGSTIHAAERAMRNCIVDSNQAVCCAALVSTYHLFPVAKEVVRRWANEAQDTIGAAKSIVRSPYTAQGGVSGSSRLPQSTYFHQYHALGLMYQLRKDDKMGMQKLIQQLTGSRRLQNSFATVQLVRYVGVQLANEVQVGASIDASATRSWPLFASWLSDKSEMVELEAAKVVLSAQLARVFTSEQQMQAISTVSKLLSVPRTVTRFAAIRLLSRLAVSSPEKVRPCNGEIEELVNDPCRSISTYAITTLLKTGSAESVDRLVKIIGGFMDDITDEFKVVVVRAVGTLALKFPDKHRVLLGFLGDALRDEGGFTFKNSVVESVFDIVKFVPEAREDALKLLCEFIEDCEYTELAVRVLHMLGQYGPKASKPSTYVRYIYNRVVLENSIVRSSAVVALSKFALVGDQKLTLSIEVLLQRCLRDVDDEVRDRAAFALHLLKEADGSPEASARTRALLDPQTRFSLASLEQQLCQYVRSDDKASFAQPFDTSAVPMCTVEDKLAEQLRQKMQGEGEIKEGVKAEMKDEIKGEIKAEISEAGGKTGAAFGEKLTTQAQQEAEKSQMLVYARELATLPQFESYGDLLHSSQAVELTETDTEFVVRAVKHVFKHHLVVQYDVCNTLKTLQLENVTVIGQLDSDAYQEELSIPIQLLRPDSKASVYISYKRPDSGYDRKFVKYSLDLDEASGEPAEDDEGYPDEYQVEDLQITPADFVIPAFTGSFTAVFDSLPNEEVAVYNLGSAESINMQDVVAKVTRTLGMLPLEGSARVHSESTHTLKLFGTSVDGAKVGALVKLILSSKGAMMKVQVRSSDADLSLLLANVWGEN comes from the exons ATGTCGACATCTACGTACAAGCGGTTCGAAGACCCCGAATCTGGGGTTCTTCCGGACAAAATGACGGTTTACCAGGAGTCCCAGCGGGCATTTGGAGCAAGCCCAATAAAGGCGAAGAAGTGCCGGCGGTTGTTGTCGCAATTGGTGCATCTTTTATACCACGGAGAGACGTTCAACAAAACAGAAGCAAcaaacctttttttctcagtGTCGAAACTTTTCCACAACAACGATCCGTCTCTCCGGCAGATGGCCTACTTGGCAATCAAGGAGCTCTGCTCGATGTCTGAGGACACGTTGATGATTACGGCATCGATAATGAAGGATATACAAGGCAGAGAGGCCGTTTTCAAGCCGGACGCGGTCAGGACACTTTCGCGTGTTCTAGATGGTTCGACGATCCACGCAGCAGAGCGTGCAATGCGCAACTGCATTGTGGACTCGAATCAGGCTGTGTGCTGTGCAGCTTTGGTTTCTACGTATCATTTGTTTCCAGTTGCGAAAGAGGTGGTTAGAAGATGGGCAAACGAGGCACAGGATACGATTGGTGCAGCCAAGAGCATCGTGAGGTCGCCATATACGGCCCAGGGAGGTGTCTCCGGGTCGTCGCGTCTGCCCCAATCGACATATTTCCACCAGTACCACGCCCTAGGCTTGATGTACCAGTTGAGGAAAGACGACAAGATGGGCATGCAGAAGCTGATCCAGCAGCTCACGGGCAGCCGGCGGTTGCAGAACTCGTTTGCCACCGTGCAGCTGGTGCGGTACGTGGGCGTGCAGCTCGCAAACGAGGTGCAGGTCGgtgcgtcgatcgacgccTCGGCGACCCGCTCCTGGCCGCTTTTCGCCTCCTGGCTCTCGGACAAGTCCGAGATGGTGGAGCTGGAGGCCGCCAAGGTCGTGTTGAGTGCCCAGCTGGCCCGCGTGTTCACTTCCGAGCAGCAGATGCAGGCAATTTCGACGGTTTCGAAACTTCTCTCTGTTCCTCGCACCGTGACCCGGTTTGCAGCCATCAGATTGTTGAGCCGGCTGGCAGTTTCGAGCCCCGAGAAGGTGAGGCCGTGTAATGGGGAGATCGAGGAGTTGGTGAACGACCCGTGCCGGTCGATTTCGACGTATGCAATCACCACATTGTTGAAGACGGGCAGTGCAGAGAGTGTGGACCGGTTGGTGAAGATCATCGGCGGGTTCATGGACGACATCACGGACGAGTTCAAGGTCGTCGTTGTGCGTGCAGTGGGCACTTTGGCGCTCAAGTTCCCCGACAAGCATCGGGTGCTTCTTGGATTTTTGGGAGATGCTTTGCGGGACGAAGGAGGCTTCACCTTCAAGAACTCCGTCGTGGAGTCTGTGTTTGACATCGTGAAGTTTGTGCCGGAGGCCCGCGAGGACGCTCTCAAGCTGCTCTGCGAGTTTATTGAGGACTGCGAGTACACAGAGTTGGCAGTGCGTGTTTTGCACATGCTTGGCCAATACGGTCCTAAGGCCTCCAAGCCATCCACGTACGTCCGGTACATCTACAACCGGGTGGTGCTCGAGAACTCGATCGTCCGGTCGTCGGCAGTCGTCGCGTTGTCGAAATTTGCACTTGTTGGGGACCAAAAACTCACCTTGAGCATCGAGGTTCTCCTCCAGAGGTGCCTCAGAGACGTGGACGACGAGGTTAGAGACCGGGCGGCCTTTGCATTGCATCTGTTGAAGGAGGCAGATGGCAGTCCGGAGGCCTCGGCGAGAACTAGGGCACTTTTGGATCCACAGACTAGGTTCTCGCTTGCATCTTTGGAGCAGCAGTTGTGCCAGTACGTGCGGTCGGACGACAAGGCGTCGTTTGCACAGCCGTTTGACACGTCAGCCGTCCCAATGTGCACTGTTGAGGACAAGCTGGCCGAGCAGTTGCGGCAGAAGATGCAGGGTGAGGGTGAGATCAAGGAAGGAGTGAAGGCTGAGATGAAGGACGAGATAAAAGGTGAGATCAAGGCTGAGATCAGTGAGGCTGGCGGTAAAACTGGGGCTGCATTTGGCGAAAAGTTGACGACCCAGGCCCAGCAAGAGGCCGAGAAATCCCAGATGCTGGTTTACGCACGCGAACTGGCCACGTTGCCGCAGTTCGAGTCCTATGGGGACCTCTTGCACTCCTCGCAGGCAGTGGAATTGACCGAGACCGACACGGAGTTCGTCGTCCGGGCCGTCAAGCACGTCTTCAAGCACCATCTCGTCGTCCAGTACGACGTGTGCAACACTTTGAAGACGTTGCAACTCGAAAATGTCACCGTTATCGGCCAGCTCGACTCAGATGCCTACCAGGAGGAGCTCAGCATCCCAATACAGCTTCTAAGACCGGACTCCAAGGCCTCTGTCTACATCTCGTACAAAAGACCAGACTCCGGATACGACCGCAAATTTGTCAAATACTCTCTC GACCTCGATGAGGCTTCCGGTGAGCCGGCTGAAGACGATGAGGGTTACCCAGACGAGTACCAGGTCGAGGACTTGCAGATCACCCCTGCCGACTTCGTCATCCCGGCTTTTACCGGCTCCTTCACTGCCGTGTTCGACTCTTTGCCCAACGAGGAAGTCGCAGTGTACAATCTTGGCTCGGCCGAGTCCATAAACATGCAGGATGTCGTCGCCAAGGTTACCCGGACGCTTGGAATGCTGCCGCTTGAAGGTTCTGCCAGAGTTCACAGCGAGTCCACGCACACTCTCAAGTTGTTTGGTACCAGTGTCGATGGTGCCAAAGTTGGGGCACTTGTCAAGCTCATTTTGAGCTCAAAGGGTGCCATGATGAAGGTCCAGGTGCGGTCCTCCGATGCTGATTTGAGCCTGTTGCTTGCCAACGTGTGGGGTGAGAACTGA